From a single Oscarella lobularis chromosome 20, ooOscLobu1.1, whole genome shotgun sequence genomic region:
- the LOC136199213 gene encoding protein Wnt-16-like — translation MSQSAVITVQLAPCSSTANMLKTLLVAYVALLAVSSATAASTTGESQVARTEANFWALLVELLSQCNCTEQGKFGPNCIASCLKLNPELGEQFSGLPLPSRYGNLLPYVISGAARGLAQCQKEFKHEKWNCSVATLGLMKSGTLEQQYVAAIVAAGITREIARACSRNESLCPLPDLPIINSTTLPESGNCQKRSDNVDFALEVYRKYVEPRIFKLTSLRCSSKLGAKRVESLSQWKRCWIIEKAIKRIPHKFYGVPELESVSAHLRIIYDKGCSSAKACGRQGFTCDAKSTNYCTPNKTFGSLGTKGRECRPKSTKANSCDKLCCGRGYVEAKQNITRPCSCKFVWCCRLECAECQVERIYHVCK, via the exons ATGAGTCAGTCTGCGGTGATAACAGTTCAGTTAGCACCGTGCTCTTCCACTGCCAACATGCTCAAGACTCTCCTCGTTGCTTACGTCGCTCTGCTGGCTGTTTCTTCTGCAACTGCAGCGTCGACCACTGGCGAGTCTCAAGTCGCTCGTACTGAAGCGAATTTCTG GGCTCTCCTTGTCGAGCTTCTAAGCCAGTGCAATTGCACAGAACAAGGCAAATTTGGGCCTAATTGCATTGCGAGTTGCCTCAAACTCAATCCCGAGCTCGGCGAGCAATTCTCCGGCttgccgctgccgtcgcgGTACGGAAATCTCCTTCCTTACGTCATCAGCGGCGCAGCCCGAGGACTCGCCCAATGCCAAAAGGAATTCAAACACGAGAAATGGAATTGCTCCGTCGCGACTCTGGGACTAATGAAATCAG GCACACTCGAACAGCAGTACGTCGCcgcaatcgtcgccgccggaatAACCCGCGAAATTGCACGGGCCTGCTCGAGAAACGAATCCTTATGCCCACTTCCAGATCTGCCCATCATAAACTCC ACGACGCTACCGGAATCGGGTAACTGCCAAAAGCGTTCAGACAACGTTGACTTTGCTCTGGAAGTCTATCGAAAATACGTCGAGCCGAGAATCTTCAAGCTGACGAGTCTTCGCTGCAGCAGCAAACTCGGTGCAAAG CGCGTAGAAAGCCTCTCTCAGTGGAAACGCTGTTGGATAATAGAGAAGGCAATCAAACGCATACCTCACAAGTTCTACGGCGTGCCAGAGTTGGAAAGCGTCTCGGCGCACCTGCGCATAATCTACGACAAAGGCTGCAGCTCCGCTAAAGCCTGCGGCAGACAGGGTTTCACCTGCGATGCAAAGTCTACTAACTACTGCACGCCCAATAAAACGTTTGGCTCGCTTGGAACGAAAGGGCGCGAGTGCAGGCCAAAGTCAACGAAGGCCAACAGCTGCGACAAACTCTGCTGCGGTCGCGGCTACGTAGAGGCCAAACAAAACATCACGCGGCCCTGCTCCTGCAAGTTCGTATGGTGCTGCCGATTGGAATGTGCCGAGTGCCAAGTGGAGAGAATTTACCACGTGTGCAAGTAG
- the LOC136199217 gene encoding rhodopsin-like, whose amino-acid sequence MNGTTLIGNPNFTAIVLNDTGRQVCLALIFVLAIMSAVLCCVVIYAAIRAKVYQEAHDLLIIISAGADFLRAVHGFGLLFLYWWPFRGDVSSGDERFCVTFAWLHYFQYTISAWIMALIAFSRYDLIAHPLHKTLTIRRTLSIVVAIVIEATIFASLPLMGWNQYFLTRTPTVDVQWFCVFADASLNKSHRSFVLVQYILNYLVPYILVIIFYALIVPVALKFRKRNRRRLSVGNIQQNEQRRTSSRKQTVGDLVKTKPFIYITIIIANNIILTSPYIIFACLRNFFKVKVEVYATFPLALIFNLSFAVNSILYCMWIRTIKERIAIYFCFKFCRRGESV is encoded by the coding sequence ATGAACGGAACGACTCTAATAGGCAACCCTAATTTCACGGCAATAGTTCTTAACGACACCGGGCGTCAGGTGTGTCTCGCGCTCATCTTTGTTCTAGCCATCATGTCCGCAGTTCTCTGCTGCGTTGTCATCTACGCTGCAATAAGAGCGAAAGTGTATCAAGAGGCTCACGATCTACTGATCATTATTTCCGCCGGAGCTGATTTTCTAAGAGCTGTTCACGGCTTTGGTCTTCTATTTTTGTACTGGTGGCCATTCAGAGGTGACGTATCGTCCGGCGATGAGCGATTCTGCGTCACGTTCGCTTGGCTTCATTATTTCCAGTACACAATTTCAGCGTGGATAATGGCTCTAATTGCTTTTAGCCGCTACGACCTAATTGCTCATCCCCTGCATAAGACTTTGACGATCAGACGAACACTTTCGATTGTCGTTGCTATTGTAATTGAAGCCACCATCTTTGCTTCGCTTCCTCTAATGGGATGGAATCAATATTTTCTTACACGCACACCTACCGTTGATGTTCAGTGGTTTTGCGTTTTTGCTGATGCTAGTCTTAACAAGTCTCACCGTTCCTTTGTTCTCGTTCAATACATCTTGAACTATTTAGTACCCTATATTCTGGTAATAATATTCTATGCACTAATTGTTCCTGTGGCACTCAAGtttcgaaaaagaaatcgacgccggctCAGCGTAGGCAATATACAGCAAAATGAACAGCGAAGGACATCGTCACGAAAGCAAACAGTAGGAGATTTAGTGAAGACCAAGCCCTTCATTTATATCACCATCATCATTGCAAATAATATCATATTGACTTCTCCTTATATCATCTTCGCCTGCCtacgcaattttttcaaagtcaAGGTGGAAGTCTACGCTACATTTCCTCTCGCGCTCATATTCAATCTCAGCTTTGCCGTGAACTCGATTTTGTATTGTATGTGGATACGAACGATAAAAGAACGCATAGCTATTTACTTCTGTTTCAAGTTTTGTAGAAGAGGCGAGTCTGTATAG
- the LOC136199212 gene encoding testin-like, whose product MDPAQRKRLESVRKAAVKQGVLFHDVDAGAPCLKCGDACVGFELHYWRKICKNCRCKREEHDIKAEENAETKRMIKNLFSDNPSPVVPRKTEQETIELDARFAWTPNVGKDLAVKYMEALPEDKVPVKGTDGQKYRRDQLFNQLPVHDNDVTRCDNLTDAEREQMHEFVLKRKKTAIGRASVKDRRPMMESDGWTCAECRKGLESGSVAVFADRAGDDRCWHPGCFVCSKCKELLVDLIYFWHGDKLYCGRHHAELVKPRCAACDELIFSKEYTRAEDKNWHLRHFCCFECDVQLGGKRYVSHENHPYCLDCFDRRFSKVCQSCGNAIPADAPHLTHGEQNWHGTEQCFRCSQCSKSLVGQKFLPKNGKIFCSKACWKKSNDR is encoded by the exons ATGGACCCGGCTCAACGAAAAAGGCTAGAATCTGTTCGAAAGGCCGCGGTCAAACAG GGCGTTCTTttccacgacgtcgacgccggcgcgCCCTGTCTCAAATGCGGAGACGCTTGCGTCGGATTCGAGCTTCATTATTGGAG GAAAATTTGCAAGAATTGTCGATGCAAGCGAGAGGAGCACGATATTAAAGCGGAGGAAAATGCGGAGACGAAGCGAATGATAAAAAATCTCTTCTCGGACAATCCGTCGCCTGTCGTGCCGCGGAAGACGGAGCA GGAAACAATCGAACTCGACGCTCGCTTCGCTTGGACTCCTAACGTGGGAAAAGATTTG GCTGTCAAATACATGGAAGCTTTGCCGGAGGACAAGGTTCCTGTAAAAGGAACGGACGGGCAAAAGTATCGACGCGATCAGCTCTTCAATCAATTGCCCGTCCACGACAACGACGTGACGCGATGCGACAATCTGACCGATGCCGAACGCGAACAAATGCACGAATTCGttttgaaacgaaagaaaacggcaaTCGGGAGAGCGAGCGTGAAAGATCGTCGACCAATGATGGAAAGCGATGGATGG ACGTGTGCGGAGTGTCGAAAAGGTCTCGAGTCGGGTTCCGTTGCCGTTTTTGCCGAtcgcgccggcgacgaccgATGTTGGCATCCGGGATGCTTCGTCTGCTCCAAATGCAAGgaacttctcgtcgatttgatcTATTTTTGGCACGGGGATAAGCTCTACTGCGGACGGCATCACGCCGAGCTGGTGAAGCCGCGCTGCGCCGCGTGCGACGAG TTGATTTTCTCGAAGGAGTACACGCGCGCCGAAGACAAGAATTGGCATTTGAGGCATTTTTGCTGTTTTGAATGCGACGTTCAGCTGGGCGGAAAACGCTACGTTTCACACGAAAATCATCCTTACTGTCTAGATTGCTTTGACAGACGCTTCTCCAAAGTCTGCCAG AGCTGCGGTAATGCAATTCCCGCCGATGCGCCCCATCTAACACACGGCGAACAAAACTGGCACGGAACTGAACAGTGCTTCAGATGTAGCCAGTGTTCAAAATCTCTAGTGGGGCAGAAATTTCTTCCGAAAAAtggaaaaattttttgctctAAAGCATGTTGGAAGAAATCAAACGATAGGTAG